One region of Oryza sativa Japonica Group chromosome 10, ASM3414082v1 genomic DNA includes:
- the LOC136353777 gene encoding probable methyltransferase TCM_000336, with product MKPLIEAAVVDMFEAGLPARFGVADLDCASGPNALALISTAINAVHHHLLGPAPAAASRCDELTVLLNDLPTNDFTSAMTGLPLLRQKHSVVGSGVDYWPGVFVSVVPGTFYGRLFPERTMHLVCSSFSLHWLSKVRPCRQDCFQGFGTHYFAHIEYVLVVKTISKDSMSSLNVQRSSNF from the exons ATGAAACCCCTCATCGAAGCAGCGGTGGTGGACATGTTCGAGGCCGGTCTGCCGGCAAGATTTGGCGTGGCTGACTTGGACTGCGCGTCGGGGCCGAACGCCCTTGCTCTCATCTCCACCGCCATCAACGCCGTGCACCACCATCTTCTGGggccggcaccggcggcggcgagccggtgcGACGAGCTCACCGTGTTATTGAACGACCTCCCGACGAACGACTTCACCAGCGCGATGACTGGCCTGCCGTTGCTCCGGCAGAAGCACTCCGTCGTCGGCAGCGGCGTCGACTATTGGCCCGGCGTCTTCGTGTCCGTCGTGCCAGGGACGTTCTACGGTAGGCTGTTCCCTGAACGAACGATGCATCTCGTCTGCTCTTCTTTCAGCCTGCACTGGCTCTCCAAG gtacgtccctgtcgtcaagactgtttccagggattcggcacccattattttgctcacatcgaatacgttcttgtcgtcaagactatttccaaggattcg atgtcgtcgttgaatgtgcaaaggagcagcaACTTCTGA